A single genomic interval of Hafnia alvei harbors:
- a CDS encoding MgtC/SapB family protein gives MMTKVPWHSHGQNMPIFVTKKQSPIPEAYYMNFTLHYETFSILLVAFLLGAIIGYERQYRQRTAGLRTNTLVATSAAIFVHLAMSIDTPSGAVRVISYVVSGVGFLGAGTIMKEGLNIRGLNTAATLWGSAAVGACAGAGMIADACMATFFVVASNTLLRPMVNIINRQPLIDERGDATYEICVITLENDQREALTLVKQTLKAENCFMSHLDVEPFGDDDVEITVSLIPASVSADDLDNLVNVLLDESLVKQAYYSRIGGSSS, from the coding sequence ATGATGACGAAAGTTCCGTGGCATAGCCACGGGCAAAATATGCCTATTTTCGTTACTAAAAAGCAGAGCCCAATTCCTGAGGCTTATTACATGAACTTCACTCTGCATTACGAAACATTTTCTATTTTACTGGTCGCATTTTTACTCGGCGCCATCATTGGATACGAGCGTCAATATCGCCAGCGTACGGCTGGATTGCGCACCAACACGCTGGTTGCCACCAGCGCCGCTATTTTTGTTCATTTGGCGATGAGTATCGATACGCCTAGCGGTGCTGTACGGGTGATCTCTTATGTCGTTTCCGGCGTCGGTTTTCTCGGCGCGGGAACCATCATGAAGGAAGGATTAAACATCCGCGGGCTTAATACCGCGGCAACGCTGTGGGGCTCCGCCGCCGTAGGTGCCTGCGCGGGTGCGGGAATGATTGCCGATGCCTGTATGGCGACGTTTTTTGTCGTTGCCTCCAATACCTTACTGCGTCCAATGGTCAACATTATCAACCGCCAACCGCTTATCGACGAACGTGGTGATGCCACTTACGAGATTTGCGTCATCACGTTAGAAAACGATCAGCGCGAGGCGCTGACGCTGGTGAAACAAACGTTGAAAGCGGAAAACTGCTTTATGTCACACCTCGACGTTGAGCCTTTCGGTGACGATGACGTGGAGATTACCGTATCGCTGATCCCAGCATCGGTTTCCGCCGACGATTTGGATAATCTGGTCAATGTGCTGCTCGATGAAAGCCTCGTCAAACAGGCCTACTACAGCCGAATCGGTGGTAGCTCGAGCTAG
- a CDS encoding pirin family protein gives MNNNHSSIPLQRITSRIKDVGGIPVSRAIPVKERRLIGAWCFLDHAGPSVLKHDSGGFRVAPHPHTCLQTFTWMLEGEVLHRDSLGYEQIIRPGQVNLMTAGHGIAHTEESVPGFPRLHAAQLWIALPEAVKDMPPRFDHYPTLPVWDADGIRHTLLAGDYASYHAPTLCFSDLLGVDLYTPDGSNTQLTLQPDFEYGLFVLEGEINIEGERFAENELAYIGTQNTQLNVTLAPKTRVLFLGGEPLGEQVLMWWNFVGRSKEELRQSIADWNQDTGRFGTVHGFNGERTPSPEMP, from the coding sequence ATGAATAACAATCACAGCTCTATCCCACTACAGCGCATCACGTCCCGTATTAAAGACGTTGGCGGGATCCCCGTTTCGCGCGCCATTCCGGTTAAAGAACGTCGTTTGATTGGCGCATGGTGCTTTCTCGATCATGCGGGTCCATCGGTGCTTAAACACGACAGCGGTGGATTCCGTGTGGCTCCTCACCCGCATACCTGTTTGCAGACGTTCACCTGGATGCTAGAGGGCGAGGTTTTACATCGCGACAGCCTTGGCTACGAGCAAATCATTCGCCCCGGTCAGGTGAATTTAATGACGGCCGGACACGGCATTGCCCATACCGAGGAGTCAGTGCCGGGCTTCCCACGCCTCCACGCGGCCCAATTATGGATAGCCTTACCCGAAGCCGTTAAAGATATGCCGCCGCGTTTTGATCACTATCCAACGCTGCCCGTTTGGGATGCTGATGGCATCCGCCACACGCTTCTGGCCGGAGATTACGCCAGCTACCATGCGCCAACTCTGTGTTTCTCCGATTTACTCGGTGTCGATCTCTATACGCCCGATGGCTCAAATACCCAGTTAACGCTGCAGCCAGATTTTGAATATGGTCTGTTTGTGCTGGAAGGTGAGATCAACATTGAAGGCGAACGCTTTGCTGAAAATGAGCTGGCCTATATTGGCACGCAAAATACGCAGCTCAACGTCACGCTGGCACCAAAAACACGGGTGTTATTCCTCGGCGGTGAGCCTTTAGGTGAGCAGGTGCTGATGTGGTGGAATTTCGTGGGCCGCAGCAAAGAAGAATTACGCCAATCCATTGCCGACTGGAACCAAGACACGGGCCGTTTTGGCACCGTACACGGCTTTAACGGCGAACGCACACCGTCGCCAGAAATGCCATAA
- a CDS encoding ABC transporter permease: MRSLRNIFNLGIKELRTLLGDKAMLALIVFSFTLSIYSSATVTPGSLHMAPIAIADQDQSQLSTRIVNSFYAPYFMPPAMIDSNQIDPLLDAGTYTFALDIPPNFQRDVLAGRQPAIQLNVDATRMSQAFLGNSYIQNIVNDEVSEFMARYRAGSALPVDLEVRARFNPNLDQSWFGAVMAIINNITMLAIILTGSALIREREHGTIEHLLVMPITPFEIMLAKVWSMGLVVLVASGLSLIFMVQGVLHVPIEGSIPLFMLGVALSLFATTSIGIFMGTIARSMPQLGLLMILVLIPLQMLSGGSTPRESMPQLVQDIMQTMPTTHFVSLAQAILYRGADFSIVWPQFATLLVIGMAFFGFALSRFRKTISSMA, from the coding sequence ATGCGCAGCTTACGCAATATCTTTAATCTGGGGATCAAAGAGCTACGCACCTTACTGGGTGATAAAGCCATGTTGGCGCTGATCGTGTTTTCGTTCACGCTATCGATCTACTCCTCGGCAACCGTGACGCCAGGCTCGTTGCATATGGCACCCATTGCGATTGCCGATCAGGATCAATCCCAGCTTTCCACCCGTATCGTGAATAGCTTTTACGCGCCCTATTTTATGCCTCCGGCGATGATCGACTCGAATCAAATCGATCCGCTGCTGGATGCCGGAACCTACACCTTCGCTCTGGATATTCCGCCGAATTTTCAGCGCGATGTATTGGCTGGACGTCAGCCAGCGATTCAGTTGAACGTTGACGCCACGCGCATGAGTCAGGCATTTCTGGGCAACAGCTATATTCAGAACATTGTGAATGACGAAGTGAGTGAATTTATGGCGCGCTATCGGGCGGGGAGTGCATTACCCGTCGATTTAGAAGTGAGGGCGCGCTTTAACCCGAATCTCGATCAGTCGTGGTTTGGCGCGGTGATGGCGATTATCAACAATATCACCATGCTGGCGATCATTCTGACCGGCTCGGCGCTGATCCGCGAACGCGAGCACGGCACCATTGAGCATCTGTTGGTGATGCCGATTACGCCGTTTGAAATCATGCTAGCGAAGGTATGGTCGATGGGGCTGGTGGTGCTGGTGGCCTCGGGGCTATCGCTGATCTTTATGGTGCAGGGCGTGTTACATGTGCCGATTGAAGGCTCGATTCCGCTGTTTATGCTGGGCGTGGCGCTTAGTTTGTTTGCCACCACCTCCATCGGGATTTTTATGGGCACTATTGCGCGTTCAATGCCGCAGCTTGGTTTGCTGATGATACTGGTGTTGATCCCGCTGCAGATGCTTTCGGGTGGCTCAACCCCGCGAGAAAGCATGCCGCAGCTGGTGCAGGACATTATGCAAACCATGCCGACCACGCACTTTGTCAGCCTTGCGCAGGCGATACTGTATCGCGGCGCTGATTTCAGCATCGTGTGGCCGCAGTTTGCTACGTTGTTGGTGATTGGTATGGCGTTCTTTGGTTTTGCCCTGAGCCGGTTCCGTAAAACCATTAGCTCGATGGCTTAG
- the rbbA gene encoding ribosome-associated ATPase/putative transporter RbbA has protein sequence MRPLGANQDPLAAPIVRLEQVSQHYGNTQALQQITLNIPARKMVGLIGPDGVGKSSLLSLIAGARVIQSGSVNVLDGDMADADHRRRVCPKVAYMPQGLGKNLYHTLSVYENVDFFGRLFGQGTQEREQRINDLLQSTGLSPFRDRPAGKLSGGMKQKLGLCCALIHDPELLILDEPTTGVDPLSRAQFWELIDRIRERQTNMSVLVATAYMEEAERFDWLVAMDAGRVLATGSGQELRESSGSATLEEAFIALLPEEKRNAHQKVVIPPRDTSQDDVVAIEAQGLTMRFGDFVAVSDVNLRIPRGEIFGFLGSNGCGKSTTMKMLTGLLPASEGKAWLFGQEVDPKDIETRRRVGYMSQAFSLYSELTVRQNLELHARLFHLPEEDIPARVEEMNQRFMLSEVEDMLPEALPLGIRQRLSLAVAVIHKPEMLILDEPTSGVDPVARDMFWNLMVDLSRRDGVTIFISTHFMNEAERCDRMSLMHAGKILASDTPEALVKQRGLGTLEATFIDYLREASGDSGAPPEQMPDTPQVETATPAISHHFSFTRMFSYSRREALELRRDPIRSTLALLGTVILMFIMGYGISMDVENLRFAVIDRDQTGTSQAYTLNLSGSRYFIEQPPITDYQQLERRMRDGELAVAIEIPPNFGRDIARGHTAKIGVWVDGAMPNRAETVRGYVQAMHLAWLSDMASRQPTANMGNILMDIETRYRYNPDVKSLPAIVPAVIPLLLMMIPAMLSALSVVREKELGSIINLYVTPVTKAEFLIGKQLPYIALGMFNFLLLCALSVFLFGVEHKGSFLTLTLAALLYIIIATGMGLLISTFMKSQIAAIFGTAIITLIPATQFSGMIDPVSSLEGIGRWIGNIYPTSHFLTITRGTFSKALNLFDLQASFIPLLIAVPVVIGLSVLLLKKQEG, from the coding sequence ATGAGGCCATTAGGTGCTAATCAAGACCCGCTGGCGGCGCCCATCGTTCGGCTTGAGCAGGTTAGCCAGCATTATGGTAATACTCAGGCATTACAGCAGATAACGCTGAATATTCCGGCGCGAAAAATGGTGGGGCTGATTGGGCCTGACGGCGTAGGAAAATCCAGTCTGCTATCGTTGATCGCGGGTGCGCGCGTTATTCAGTCGGGGAGCGTGAATGTTCTTGATGGTGATATGGCGGATGCCGATCATCGACGCAGGGTCTGCCCGAAGGTGGCTTATATGCCGCAGGGTTTGGGGAAAAATCTCTATCACACGCTGTCGGTCTACGAAAACGTCGATTTCTTTGGTCGACTGTTTGGGCAAGGTACTCAAGAGCGGGAGCAGCGCATCAATGATTTACTGCAAAGCACCGGACTGTCACCGTTTCGCGATCGTCCGGCGGGTAAGCTGTCTGGCGGAATGAAACAGAAGCTGGGTCTGTGTTGCGCGCTGATCCACGATCCTGAGCTGCTGATCCTTGATGAGCCGACGACCGGCGTCGATCCGCTGTCTCGCGCCCAATTTTGGGAGCTGATCGATCGTATTCGTGAGCGACAAACCAACATGAGCGTGTTGGTCGCCACCGCCTATATGGAAGAAGCCGAGCGCTTTGATTGGCTGGTTGCGATGGATGCGGGGCGGGTTCTCGCCACCGGCAGCGGGCAGGAGCTGCGCGAAAGCAGCGGCAGCGCGACGCTGGAAGAGGCGTTTATTGCTCTGTTGCCAGAAGAAAAACGCAATGCGCATCAGAAGGTGGTTATTCCACCGCGCGATACCTCGCAGGATGACGTAGTGGCCATTGAGGCGCAGGGACTGACTATGCGCTTTGGCGATTTTGTTGCCGTTAGCGATGTCAATTTACGCATACCGCGTGGCGAAATTTTTGGTTTCCTCGGTTCTAACGGCTGCGGTAAATCGACCACCATGAAGATGTTGACCGGATTACTGCCCGCCAGCGAAGGAAAGGCGTGGTTATTTGGGCAGGAGGTCGATCCTAAAGATATCGAAACTCGCCGCCGTGTGGGCTATATGTCGCAGGCTTTTTCGTTGTATAGCGAGCTTACGGTGCGGCAAAACCTTGAACTGCACGCGCGTCTTTTTCATCTTCCTGAGGAGGATATTCCTGCACGCGTTGAGGAGATGAATCAGCGATTCATGCTGAGCGAGGTAGAGGATATGCTGCCAGAGGCGCTGCCGCTAGGCATTCGTCAGCGCTTATCTCTCGCCGTTGCGGTGATCCATAAACCTGAAATGCTCATCTTGGATGAGCCAACGTCGGGAGTCGATCCGGTAGCGCGAGATATGTTTTGGAATTTGATGGTCGATTTGTCACGGCGCGATGGCGTGACCATCTTTATCTCAACGCACTTTATGAATGAAGCCGAGCGCTGTGACCGTATGTCGCTGATGCACGCGGGAAAAATACTGGCGAGTGATACGCCAGAGGCATTGGTGAAACAGCGTGGTTTAGGCACACTTGAGGCCACGTTTATCGACTACCTGCGCGAAGCCTCTGGTGATAGCGGTGCGCCCCCCGAGCAGATGCCCGACACGCCTCAGGTTGAAACTGCAACGCCTGCCATCAGCCATCACTTTAGCTTCACGCGGATGTTCAGCTATAGCCGTCGAGAAGCTTTGGAACTGCGACGCGACCCGATTCGCTCGACTTTAGCTTTGCTCGGGACGGTGATCCTGATGTTCATCATGGGCTACGGCATCAGCATGGATGTGGAAAATCTGCGCTTTGCGGTGATAGACCGCGATCAGACCGGCACTAGCCAAGCCTATACGCTCAACCTATCTGGCTCGCGTTATTTTATCGAGCAGCCGCCGATTACCGATTATCAGCAGTTGGAGCGCCGAATGCGCGACGGTGAACTCGCCGTTGCGATAGAAATACCGCCTAATTTTGGCCGTGATATTGCGCGTGGACATACGGCGAAAATTGGCGTTTGGGTCGATGGGGCGATGCCGAATCGAGCTGAAACCGTGCGTGGCTATGTGCAGGCGATGCACTTGGCGTGGCTAAGTGATATGGCTTCGCGCCAGCCAACGGCCAATATGGGGAATATCCTGATGGATATTGAAACCCGCTATCGCTACAACCCAGATGTAAAAAGCTTGCCTGCCATTGTACCTGCGGTGATCCCGCTGTTGTTGATGATGATCCCCGCGATGCTCAGCGCGTTGAGCGTGGTACGTGAAAAAGAGCTGGGCTCGATCATCAATCTGTATGTGACGCCGGTGACCAAAGCCGAATTTCTGATCGGCAAGCAGTTGCCTTATATCGCACTGGGCATGTTTAACTTTTTGCTACTGTGCGCGTTATCGGTCTTTCTGTTTGGCGTTGAGCATAAGGGCAGTTTCCTCACGCTGACGCTGGCGGCGCTGTTGTACATTATTATCGCCACCGGCATGGGACTGCTCATTTCAACCTTTATGAAAAGTCAGATCGCCGCGATCTTCGGCACCGCGATCATCACATTAATTCCCGCTACGCAGTTCTCCGGCATGATCGATCCGGTTTCGTCGCTAGAAGGGATCGGGCGGTGGATTGGTAATATTTATCCAACCTCTCACTTTTTAACTATCACTCGCGGCACCTTCTCTAAGGCGCTTAATCTGTTTGATCTTCAGGCATCGTTTATCCCGCTGCTGATTGCCGTTCCGGTGGTTATTGGGCTCAGCGTTCTTCTATTGAAAAAGCAGGAGGGCTAA
- a CDS encoding HlyD family secretion protein has product MDIKNRKRLTFYSIILIAIVVAFAAWWSLRAPGLPDGFASSNGRIEATEIDISAKVAGRIDKIVVREGDFVKQGDVLAHMDTRVLNEQRIEAEAQIRETQSAVATAKSLLAQRQSEKLAAQAVVKQREAELNSANKRYARSQALSKRGAVSAQQLDDDMAAAQSARAALESAKAQVSAAQAAIESAQAGIIQANTRVEAAKATERRITADIEDSALKAPRDGRIQYRVAEPGEVLAAGGRVLNMVDLSDVYMTFFLPTEQAGRVAIGSDVHVVLDAAPTLRLPAKATFVASVAQFTPKTVETDNERLKLMFRVKARISPELLEKYLEYVKTGLPGMAYVRLDNSKSWPEDLDVRLPQ; this is encoded by the coding sequence ATGGATATCAAAAATAGAAAACGTCTCACTTTTTACTCAATTATTCTTATCGCTATCGTGGTGGCCTTTGCCGCGTGGTGGAGCCTGCGCGCGCCCGGTTTGCCTGACGGATTCGCTAGCAGTAATGGGCGTATTGAAGCAACAGAAATTGATATTTCGGCCAAGGTGGCGGGTCGCATCGACAAAATCGTGGTGCGCGAAGGCGATTTTGTGAAGCAAGGAGATGTGTTGGCACATATGGATACGCGCGTTTTGAATGAGCAGCGTATCGAAGCCGAAGCACAGATCCGTGAAACGCAAAGCGCAGTCGCCACGGCGAAGTCATTACTGGCACAGCGTCAAAGTGAAAAACTGGCGGCACAGGCGGTGGTGAAGCAGCGTGAAGCTGAACTGAACTCGGCGAATAAACGCTATGCCCGTTCACAGGCGCTTTCTAAGCGTGGTGCAGTGTCGGCTCAGCAGCTTGATGACGACATGGCGGCGGCGCAAAGCGCTCGAGCTGCGTTGGAATCCGCTAAGGCTCAGGTGTCAGCCGCGCAGGCCGCGATTGAATCTGCACAGGCGGGCATCATTCAGGCCAATACGCGTGTGGAAGCTGCCAAGGCCACCGAGCGTCGTATCACGGCTGACATTGAAGACAGCGCCTTGAAAGCACCGCGCGATGGGCGGATCCAGTACCGCGTGGCTGAGCCGGGAGAAGTTTTGGCCGCAGGTGGTCGCGTGCTAAATATGGTCGATCTCAGCGATGTATACATGACGTTCTTCCTGCCAACCGAGCAGGCGGGTAGGGTCGCCATTGGTAGCGATGTGCACGTTGTCCTTGATGCCGCGCCAACGCTGCGTCTTCCGGCGAAAGCTACCTTTGTGGCCAGCGTGGCACAGTTCACACCGAAAACGGTCGAGACCGATAATGAGCGTCTTAAGCTGATGTTTCGGGTAAAAGCGCGCATCTCCCCTGAACTGCTGGAAAAATACCTCGAATATGTGAAAACGGGTCTGCCGGGCATGGCCTATGTGCGTTTGGATAACAGTAAAAGCTGGCCAGAGGATCTGGATGTGAGGTTGCCGCAATGA
- a CDS encoding aldehyde dehydrogenase family protein produces MPDNTVAILDSVTRFLDRQHGLYIDGKWCNSTSDARLAIYNPATGKQIASSADANPEDVSRAVTSAHQSFCGGVWSQRLPAERERILLRYADLVEQHAEELAQLETLEQGKSINISRAFEVGCTLNWMRYTAGLTTKITGQTMDVSIPMPAGAKYMAYTRKEPIGVVAGIVPWNFPLMIGIWKVMPALAAGCSIVIKPSETTPLTLLRMAELASEAGIPDGVFNIVTGKGAVCGKALTEHPLVTKVSFTGSTPVGKGIARAAADRLTRVTLELGGKNPAIVLKDAVQQQVIEGLMAGSFLNQGQVCAASSRIYIEAPIFDNLVAGFEQAVKSLSVGPGMDTTTHINPLVSCQHRDKVASYLQDAKAKNAELISGATGPDAQGFYIPPTLVINPDAALNLSREEVFGPVVNLIRVKDAEDALYQANDTDFGLTASLWTTSLQTAMAYTPRIQAGTVWVNSHTLIDANMPFGGVKQSGTGRDFGTDWLDAYTETKTVCVRY; encoded by the coding sequence ATGCCCGACAACACAGTAGCAATACTCGACAGCGTTACGCGTTTTCTTGACCGTCAGCACGGACTTTATATTGATGGGAAATGGTGTAACTCCACGTCAGATGCGCGCTTAGCGATTTATAACCCAGCGACCGGCAAACAGATTGCCTCTTCTGCTGACGCAAACCCCGAAGATGTTTCGCGCGCGGTCACGTCTGCCCATCAATCCTTTTGTGGCGGTGTGTGGTCACAGCGCTTACCCGCCGAACGCGAGCGCATTTTGCTGCGCTACGCTGACCTCGTAGAACAACACGCAGAAGAGCTGGCGCAGCTAGAAACCTTGGAACAGGGAAAATCGATTAATATTTCCCGCGCCTTCGAAGTGGGCTGTACGCTGAACTGGATGCGCTATACCGCTGGGCTCACCACCAAAATCACCGGGCAAACGATGGATGTGTCGATACCGATGCCCGCCGGTGCGAAATATATGGCTTACACCCGCAAAGAACCCATCGGCGTGGTAGCCGGTATCGTGCCGTGGAACTTCCCGCTGATGATTGGGATTTGGAAGGTCATGCCAGCGCTGGCGGCGGGGTGCTCTATCGTCATCAAACCGTCTGAAACTACGCCGTTAACGCTGCTACGCATGGCGGAACTTGCCAGCGAAGCGGGTATTCCCGATGGCGTATTTAATATTGTCACCGGTAAAGGAGCAGTGTGCGGCAAAGCATTAACCGAGCATCCGTTGGTGACGAAGGTCAGCTTTACCGGCTCAACGCCGGTCGGCAAAGGCATTGCTCGCGCTGCCGCCGACCGCTTAACCCGAGTCACTTTAGAGCTAGGCGGTAAAAATCCGGCCATCGTGCTGAAAGATGCCGTTCAGCAGCAGGTGATTGAAGGCCTGATGGCAGGAAGTTTTCTCAACCAAGGGCAGGTCTGCGCCGCCAGCTCACGTATCTATATCGAAGCACCGATTTTCGACAATCTGGTTGCCGGTTTTGAACAAGCGGTAAAATCACTTTCCGTCGGCCCTGGTATGGATACCACAACACACATTAATCCATTAGTTTCGTGCCAGCATCGCGACAAAGTGGCGTCTTATCTGCAAGATGCTAAAGCCAAAAATGCCGAACTGATCAGCGGAGCCACAGGGCCTGATGCGCAGGGCTTTTATATTCCACCAACGCTGGTGATTAACCCAGATGCCGCGCTGAATCTATCGCGAGAAGAAGTTTTCGGCCCCGTCGTTAACCTCATCCGGGTCAAAGACGCTGAAGATGCGCTGTATCAGGCCAACGATACCGATTTTGGCCTCACCGCCAGCCTTTGGACCACCAGCCTGCAAACCGCGATGGCCTATACTCCGCGCATTCAAGCAGGCACCGTGTGGGTGAATAGTCATACGCTTATTGATGCGAATATGCCGTTTGGCGGGGTGAAACAGTCAGGAACCGGACGTGATTTTGGCACTGATTGGCTGGATGCCTATACCGAAACCAAAACGGTGTGCGTGCGGTATTAA
- the tynA gene encoding primary-amine oxidase, whose translation MKKRLPVAIALALGLLTSAGWQNSAQAHGAAAHMVPMEKTLAEFGADVQWDDYARMFTIAKDGAYIKVKPDTNEAIVNGKPLKLAVPVVFRDKVAYMSEDFINEVFQSGLDQTFAVEKRAHPLNPLSADEIKTAVEAIKASDNYRDNFRFTEISLREPPKDEVWQFVLSGKTVEQPRQANVTVLDGKHVVESVVDLTDKKVVSWTPIKDAQGMVLLDDFATVQSVIGASADFAAVLKKRGIADPSKVITTPLTVGYFDGKDGLTQDQRLLKVISYLDVGDGNYWAHPIENLVAVVDLEQKKIIKIEEGPVIPVPMAPRPYDGRDRKAPDIKPLEIVEPEGKNYTITGNTIHWQNWDFHVGLNSRVGPIVSTVTYNDQGKKRKIMYEGSLGGMIVPYGDPDIGWYFKAYLDSGDYGMGTLTSPIARGKDAPSNAVLIDQTIADYTGKPMTIPRAIAVFERYAGPEYKHQEMGQPNVSAERRELVVRWISTVGNYDYIFDWVFHQNGTIGIDAGATGIEAVKGVKARTMQDPTAKEDTKYGTLIDHNIVGTTHQHIYNFRLDMDIDGENNSLVELNPDVKPNDRGGPRTSTMQVDQVDVKTEKEAAQKFDPSTIRLLSNANITNKMGNPVSYQLIPYAGGTHPIAKGANFGKDEWIYHRLSFMDKQLWVTRYSPDERYPEGKYPNRSIHDTGLGQYSSDNQSIENTDNVVWLTTGTTHVARAEEWPIMPTEWVHALLKPWNFFSETPTLDLNGKKGE comes from the coding sequence ATGAAAAAACGCCTGCCGGTTGCAATTGCGCTGGCGCTTGGGCTGTTGACGTCTGCGGGTTGGCAAAACAGCGCTCAGGCACATGGTGCGGCGGCGCATATGGTGCCGATGGAGAAAACGCTGGCTGAATTTGGGGCGGATGTGCAGTGGGATGATTATGCCCGCATGTTTACCATTGCCAAAGACGGCGCTTATATCAAGGTTAAACCTGATACCAACGAAGCCATCGTCAACGGTAAACCGTTGAAACTGGCGGTGCCGGTGGTGTTTCGCGACAAAGTTGCCTATATGTCGGAAGACTTTATCAATGAAGTTTTTCAATCGGGCTTAGATCAGACTTTCGCCGTTGAAAAACGCGCGCATCCGCTTAATCCGCTGAGTGCTGATGAAATCAAAACGGCGGTAGAGGCGATCAAGGCGTCAGATAACTACCGCGATAATTTCCGCTTTACGGAAATCTCTCTGCGCGAGCCGCCAAAAGATGAGGTTTGGCAGTTTGTGTTGAGCGGAAAAACCGTTGAGCAGCCGCGTCAGGCGAATGTCACCGTGCTGGATGGTAAGCACGTTGTGGAAAGCGTGGTGGATTTAACCGATAAAAAAGTGGTGTCGTGGACGCCAATCAAAGATGCGCAGGGCATGGTGCTATTGGATGATTTCGCCACCGTTCAGTCGGTGATCGGCGCCAGCGCTGATTTTGCCGCCGTGCTGAAAAAACGTGGCATTGCCGATCCAAGCAAGGTGATCACCACGCCGCTGACCGTTGGCTATTTTGATGGCAAGGATGGGCTAACGCAGGATCAGCGCTTGCTCAAAGTGATCAGCTATCTGGACGTGGGTGACGGCAACTACTGGGCGCATCCGATCGAAAACCTTGTAGCGGTGGTCGATCTTGAACAGAAAAAAATCATCAAAATAGAAGAGGGGCCAGTGATCCCGGTGCCGATGGCTCCGCGCCCGTATGATGGCCGCGATCGTAAAGCGCCAGACATTAAACCGCTGGAAATCGTTGAGCCGGAAGGCAAAAACTACACCATTACCGGCAATACGATCCACTGGCAAAACTGGGATTTCCACGTGGGGTTGAACTCTCGCGTTGGCCCGATCGTTTCCACGGTGACCTACAACGATCAGGGCAAAAAGCGCAAGATCATGTATGAAGGATCGCTGGGCGGCATGATCGTGCCTTATGGCGATCCGGATATTGGCTGGTACTTCAAAGCCTATCTTGATTCAGGCGATTACGGCATGGGCACCTTAACCTCGCCGATTGCACGTGGCAAAGACGCGCCGTCGAATGCGGTGCTGATCGACCAAACGATTGCAGATTACACCGGCAAGCCGATGACTATTCCGCGTGCGATTGCCGTCTTTGAACGCTACGCAGGGCCAGAATATAAGCATCAGGAAATGGGACAGCCCAACGTGAGCGCCGAGCGCCGTGAGCTGGTGGTGCGCTGGATCAGCACCGTGGGCAACTACGACTATATTTTTGACTGGGTATTCCATCAAAACGGCACCATTGGCATCGACGCGGGCGCAACGGGAATTGAAGCGGTGAAAGGCGTGAAAGCGCGCACTATGCAGGATCCAACCGCCAAAGAAGATACTAAATATGGCACCCTTATCGATCACAACATCGTGGGAACCACGCATCAACATATCTACAATTTCCGTTTGGATATGGACATCGACGGCGAGAACAATAGCTTGGTTGAGCTGAATCCTGACGTGAAGCCAAACGATCGTGGCGGCCCGCGCACCAGTACTATGCAGGTGGATCAGGTTGATGTGAAAACCGAAAAAGAGGCGGCGCAGAAGTTTGATCCTTCCACTATCCGCTTGCTGAGCAACGCTAACATTACCAACAAAATGGGCAATCCGGTCTCTTATCAGCTGATCCCTTACGCGGGCGGAACTCATCCCATTGCCAAAGGGGCGAACTTTGGTAAAGACGAGTGGATTTATCACCGCCTGAGCTTTATGGATAAACAGCTGTGGGTGACGCGCTATAGCCCAGACGAGCGCTATCCTGAGGGGAAATATCCAAACCGTTCTATTCATGATACCGGTCTGGGACAGTATTCGTCAGACAACCAGTCGATTGAAAACACGGATAACGTGGTATGGCTGACTACCGGCACCACGCACGTGGCGCGCGCGGAAGAGTGGCCAATTATGCCAACGGAATGGGTGCATGCGCTGCTGAAACCGTGGAACTTCTTCAGTGAAACGCCAACGTTGGATTTGAATGGGAAGAAAGGGGAATAG